Genomic segment of Desulforhopalus sp.:
ACAGCATTAAAAACAGCAGAAATAAAAGCAACAGAATCAAAAGAAAAAGAAAATTATTTGAGTTAACAAATCGTTCCACAGAGAACCTTTTCCGCTGCGCTCCAAAGCTCCCTGTGAACTCCACGTTGTGCATGGAATAAAGATTTATTTTTATTTAATTATTTTTTAAAAAAATCGAACTAGTAAGAATTCAAAAGGAGATATCATGGAAACACCACATTTAATAGACAAGGCTAAAATTATTCCAGCAGCTATGGTCATCCTAGGATTTGTATCCTTTGTTGGAGGTATAGTAAAAAATATAGAAGTGATTGCAAATCTTGGTTTGGGAATGGGTGTAGCTGGAATCGGTCTATATATTGCTCTTTATATTCTAGGCGCGATTGTCAAAAAGAGAAAGTAGATCGATTTGATAAAAATCTGCTAAATATCAATAGTTTCAACATGAAAAAATAATAATTGCCCAACCACCGCCTACACACGGACCCCGCCAACTGCGAAGGTCCGGTGAGCCGGAACGTGCTGAACTGAACAAACACCAAATCCATCAAATCCATGCGGATGTTTAAAATAAATTCTAGGAGAGTGAGAATGAAGAAAATTTTTTTGTTGTTGGTTTTAGGTGCCACGCTATCGCAAGGATGCGCCATGGAAAGGAGCCTTGCCTACAAAAATGATAATCGCTCTTGTGTTGTGAATTTTTCAAGCTCAGGTAGTGCATTTGGAAGTGGAAAACAATTCAGAACATATGAAGTTTTCAAAGATAAAACTAAAGATGTTGTATTCGATAAAGTCCTTACTTCAATCACTTCTATGGGTTGCTATCAAATTGTTTCAACAAGCAAAGATTCTGGATATATTAGTGCATCACAAATTGTGCTCTTTGGAGAGGGTAAAACAGTACCAACAAACATTATTGTAAAAGAAGAAAAAGAATCTGGTAGAGTTAAGGTAGAGATTGTCAAAACACTCTCTTTTGGGTTAGTCGGAAGTGCTGATGGAATTCAGGAATCATTTTGTCAAATGCTCGCTGGAGTTAAGTAATGGCTATTTTGGTAAAGAGATCTTTGGAAATGGTAACAATCATTGGATGATACCGAACAGTACAAGGGGAAAATAAAGGGGAAATAGGGACAGCGACCTTTTAATTGTAGATGTATAGAAATACATCCAATTTTTCAACAACCTAGTTTAGCCGACACCGGGAAGGCCGCGGTTTTTTTTGAGCGTCAGTGGCCCGGTGCGGATTACCAGCACGTTTAAGAATTTTAAAAAAATGATGAATAAGCTTGAAGACTTTAAATCAATCAAATGTCCTTATTGTAATGCGGACTCAAATTGGAAAATTGTTAAAATTATTGATTCTGCCGAAAGGCCAAGATATCCATATGCATGTGTAAGTTGCAATGCATTAACACAATACTATGAAAAAGCTAAAAATGTTCCAATAGAAATAGTAAATAGCGATCCAATACTTCAAATGGATATTAATCTGGATGTATGCGAGAGGTGTAGAGAATTAACTCATGTTGAAGTTCATCATTGGGGGCCAAAGAAATTTTTTGCTGATGCTGAGGACTGGCCAAAAAGTATGCTATGTAGGGCTTGTCATGCTGAATGGCACAGAGAAGTCACTAAAGATGACATATAAAAATTCATAACAAATTATTTTTGAGGCCCACGCAAAAAGTGCGGCTCCCGCAGAACTTCACGTTAGATATTAACTATGTCCTGAACTGAACAAGGATGATATATGCCTGACATAACATTAAAAAATTTAATTAGAAAAATTAGCGACAGAATGCTAGCTGTTATAGTCTGTATTATCCTATCTGTATCCGGCGTAGTAATGATTTTTAAACAAATTGGAGACAGTGGCCATATTGATATTACATCTCCTTTTTTAAGTGGGAAAATCCAAACTGGTCTTGTAGGAGTATCTTTAATTTTCTTCACAGTCATTATCTTCGCAATAATATTTCGGAAAACAGACGAAAAAGATCAAGAAATGACGATAACAATTGGTGAGTTGAATGTGTCTTATAAAAACATGGGATATGAAAAGGTTTTGGAATTAAACAAACTAATTGCTGATCTAAACACAAAATTGGTCAGTAACTCTCAAAATAAGAATTACGAAATAATAACCAATGACCAACAAATGAAATAAAATATCTAGCCAGTCGTTTAAGAACGCTACACTGGTTTTTGCTCGGACGCCGTGCTCGTCGCCGCTTAACTTAGCGTTGAATCTGTAGAAAAAGGTCAAACCCCTAGCAAAATCAGCACATTGATGGTATATTTCCATGGAAATTCACAATCATACCGCTCAATCTATCTAAATTGAGGATTCCATGGCCAATGAAGCCATATTCCTACGCCCAAGGACAATTCATTCCGGTCTTTTTCCACAAACAATGAGCCCGGGTACCTTCGAATACACTCTCAACTATCTCATCGATAACGAACTGTACCTATCGGTTTTCGATGACCGATTAAACAACGATATAACCGGGGCACCCGGCTACGACCCGCGTATTCTTTTAAAGGTCATTTTATTCGCCTATTCTCGTGGCATCAGCTCTAGCAGGAAGATGGCAAGATGTTGTGAGGAAAATATACTTTTCATGGCCTTGTCGGCAGGCAGCAAACCTCACTTCACCACCATCGCCGACTTTATCGCCTCAATGAACAAGGAAGTAATCCACTTGTTTTTACAGGTCCTCATGGTCTGTGACCACCAGCAGCTGATCGGCAAGGATATGTTTGCCATCGACGGCTGCAAACTGCCCAGCAAGGCCTCGAAAGAATGGAGCGGCACCAGGGCGGATTTTGCCAAGAAGATCGAGAAAATGGAGTCGGCAATCACGAGGATGGTTGAGAAACACCAAGCCCAGGATCAAACCCAAACCGAGGCCTGTGAAGAGGCAAGAGAAAACCAGTATAAAGCCAAGCTGCAGAAGAATGTGGCCAAGATCAAGAAGTGGCTTGATAACAATGACGACCGGACAGGCTGTGGCGGCAAGCCAGTAAAGAGCAATATCACCGACAACGAATCAGCAAAGATGAAGACCTCGAAGGGGGTGATCCAGGGCTATGTCGGAGTGGCCTCCGTCGACCAGAAAACCCAGGTGATCGTCAGCGCCGAGGCCTTTGGCAAGGGACAGGAACATGACCTTCTGCTCCCATCCGTCAACGGCATCCGCGACAACTTCTCCGCCATTGGCCACGATGGCGATGTCCTTGCCAAGGCCAAGGTGACCGCCGATAGCGGCTACCATTCGGAGAAGAACATGGAGGCGCTCTTTTCGGCAAACATCGACGCCTATGTTGCCGATCCAAATTTCCGTAAAAGAGATCCTCGTTTCACTACCGCTACTCGCCACAAGGAAAAAGAGATCACAAAACCACTGAAAGGCAAGCTCTTCACCACCGCCGACTTCACCTTTCCCGAAGACTTCAGCTATTGCGTCTGCCCGGCCGGCAACCGTCTGTACCGCAGCGGATATGATATTACCGTCAAGAACTTCAAGGCGATAAAGTTCAAAGGGCCGAAGTCGGCATGTGTCCCCTGCAAGCTTCGCGCTCGTTGCCTCCGTAAGCCGGAGAAGACCGAAATACGCCAGGTGGTTTTCTTCACCGGCAGATCAGCCAAGGGGGAGCAACGCTTCACCGAGAAGATGAAAGAGAAAATCGACTCCACCAAAGGCAGGGCCATCTACGGCATGCGCCTGGCCGTGGGCGAGCCACCCTTTGCCCACATCCGCTCAGCCCTTGGCCTTGATAGATTTACTTTACGCGGTAAGGCAAAGGTCAACACCCAATGGAATCTTTTCTGCATTGTCCATAATCTGCTAAAGATATTCAGGTATGGGGTGGGGTTTGCATAAGGACCCACAGAAAGAGGTAGGATTGGCGTTTATAAGGCCATGTTTTTCAGGAAATAAGTAGTTGGGAATGAAGTTTGGAAAACAGAGGACAGTTAAAGATAATTTTCGGTTTTCTCTATTTCCGATTGAGTTATCTCAGCATCTGAGAATATGGGATTTTGAAAATTGAGTTTTTCTACAGACTCGTTAGCCGTTCAAAAATTATCATATTATAACGTGCAAAGCACAATTATATGGGGGCAAATATGAAAGTAATGGCATTTAATGGTAGTCCGAGAAAAAAGAAATGGAACACAGTCACTTTACTTGAGAATGCCTTAAAAGGAGCTGCTTCAGTAGGTGCAGACACAGAACTTATTCAGCTTTATGATCTGAACTATTCTGGTTGTATAAGCTGTTTTGCATGCAAGAAAATCAGTAGAAAGAAGGATGGATTATGTGTTGTGAAGGATGACCTTACTTCAGTTCTCGAGCGAGTAAGGAGTGCGGATGCTTTAGTCATAGGAACGCCTATATATTTCAGTGCCGAATCAGCGGCTACGCGTGCACTATTAGAAAGGCTTATCTTTCCCTATTATAAATACTCAAAAGATAAAATATCATTATTTCCAAGAAAAATTCGAACTGCTTTAATTTATACCATGAATGCCCCGGAAGAATTGCTCAAAACGATAGGGTATGAACAACATTTTTCTAATACAAAAATGAGCCTTGAGACAACTTTCGGTGAATGCGAGATGCTGCTATCTACAGATACATTACAATACAAGGACTATGACAAGTACGAACATGAAATATTCGACAAGGAAGAAAAAATAAAACGCCACAAAGAGGTGTTCCCGCTGGATTGCGAACGAGCTTTTGAATTAGGTCGCAGAATAGCATCAGAATAAAAAATCTGCTAACCATCCGCTGGCGTGGGGTGCGTTAAAAGCTGCGCGCCCCACAGCCCTGCGTTAGAAACAATGAATAAATAAATCACATACAACTCAATTCTATTACAAATCGCACGTACCATTATTATACAAATCAACCCATTCCTTGGCCTCCTTTTCTCGGCCAAGTTCCCGCGATACCAGGGGTGGCATGTTATCCACACCCTTATTCTGATTCTCCACCAAGCGGTACCTCAAGCTGCGGCGCTTTCTGCTTCTCGCCTTGTTCCTCCCCTCATACTGGTTTCATCTTCATATACAAACGCCATGAGATAGTGCCGGAAGTGCCCGTTTATCAGGAGGTATTTTGGACATTTTCACCTTCGTGCGCGGTGTATCAAGGTAAAATAAATGTGAACAATATGCTAATGGTTTCAAAACCATGCCGCAATCGTTGCGCTTTTTGCGGAAAAACCGCCTTGCGCTCCCTCAAGCTGGATGGTATTTGTTCCCAAAGACCAAATGAGGCACTGTTTGCACAATGCGACCAACCCAAAATACAACGATGATCTTCGGCTGCGGCAACCTCATAATGGGGGATGACGGGTATGGCCCGGCGGTGATCGAACGGCTCAAGGCCGGCTATGATCTTCCCGAAGGTATCGAGGCGATTGATGCGGGGACCTGTGTCCGCGAGTATCTCTTTGATTATCTACTGACCGACGAGGGCCGGCCGCAAACCATCGTCATCATTGATGCGGTGGATTTTCCCGGACGTCAGCCGGGCGAGGTATTCGAGATTCTGCCCGCGGAGATTCCAGCCAAGAAGATCCACGATTTTTCCCTGCACCAATTCCCGACCGTCAACCTGTTGCAGGAACTCGCTGACCACACTGGCATCAAGGTGCTGATTATTGCGGCGCAGATCGAATTCATCCCCGAGGAGATTGCCCCCGGTTTGTCAGCGGTGATGACCGGGGCCGTTACCGAAACATGCGAAAAACTCTCACAAATTCTTTCTTTTCGAGCAAAACGAGGTGACCTTTTATGATGTACGAATTTAAAGTCAGCGACCTCGCAGAAGAATTTGGGGTTCATCGAAATACCATAAGAAACTGGATCAACGCCGGCACCCTTCCCGCCAAGGAAGGCCCCGGCCGCAAGTACCTTATGAAATTTCATGACTACCAGAAACTCTGCGAAAAGTTCGGCCGCGAACCGCATGTCGGCCCCGCCAACAATGTCAGCCAGAAGGCCCTCGGGACCCTGGAGGTGACCGACGTGCAACCGATGGAGATTATCGGCGCCAAGAGCAGGCTGGCCGTCGATCCCTCCTGGGCCGATGCCTGCCTCACCTGCGGCACCTGTGCCAGCGCCTGCCCGATCTCCGGGGTTGACGGCCTCGATCCGCGCAAGATCGTCCGCATGGCGGTGCTCGGTATGGACCAGGAACTGATTGATTCCAATTGGCCATGGAAGTGCACAATGTGCGGCAAGTGCGAGGAATCCTGCCCCGCCAATATCCAGATTGTCGCCTTGATGCGCAAGATTCGCGGCACCCGCAAACGAGCCCTTGTCCCCGGCCCCATTCATAAAGGGGTCACCATGTGCCTTGAACGCGGCAATAACCTGGGCATTCCCAAAGACGACTTTCTCTTTCTCTGTGAAGATCTCGGCCAGGAACTCGCCGAGGAATGCTGCCCGGGCTTCAAGACCCCCATCGATGTCCATGGGGCGAGGCTGCTGGTGACGATCAATAGCAAGGAACCCTTCGGCGAACCGGACGACTTGAAATGGTGGTGGAAGATCTTCTACGCCGCCGGCGAGTCCTTTACCATCTCCTCCGAAAACTGGGAGGGGGTCAACTGGGGCCTGTTCTCCGGCGACGACGAGGCGATGAAGACCGTGGTCGGCCGGATTGTCGACAATATGCGGAGGCTGAACTGCAAGGTTCTCCTCCTCCCGGAGTGAGGCCACGCCTATTTTGCAACCCGGTCCGGGTTGAACAAGTGGTACCCCGAAGCACTCAATGAATTTAAAATCGTCACCGTATTCGATCTGCTCCTTGAATACATCCAGGAGGGCAGGATTCAGCTGAACAAGGCCATCCATCCCATGGCCGTTGTTTATCATGATCCCTGCAACTATGGCCGGAAGTCCCTGAAGGCCTTCGGTCAGGCCTATTTCGAAGAAGGCCGGGCCATTACCCGCGCCTGCTGCGATGATGTCCGCGAACTCCACCCCAACCGCAAAGGTGCCTACTGCTGCGGTGCCGGTGGCGGCGCCTGGGCCATGCCGTTTTCCGAGGAGCGGGTGTTCTATGGCCGGATCAAGGCCCGGCAGCTCAATGAATCCGGGGCAAAACTGGTCATCGCCCCCTGCCATAACTGCCGTGATCAGATCCTCAAGTCCCTCAACAAGGAATATGATCTGGATGTCGACGTCAAATACATCTGGGAGCTGGTTGCCGATTCGTTGATTCTGCCGAATAAGCAGTAGCTCATTGCCCGATAAGGTCATGGTTGGCGAGGGAGAAGATCTCTCGGATTACCAGGAAAACCCATGTATCCCGCATGGTTGCGGAATATTGCTATAGAGAAGAGGAGAAACCAGTCATGCTGGACACAAAGAAAATTGGGTCGGTAATGATTATCGGCGGTGGGGTGACGGGGATGCAGGCTGCCCTGGACCTCGCCGATTCTGGGTACTACGTGTATCTGGTAGAGAAAACCGGTGCCATCGGCGGGGCCATGTCGCAACTGGACAAGACCTTCCCGACCAACGACTGCTCGATGTGAATTATCGCGCCAAAATTGGTCGAGTGCGGTCGGCACTTAAATATCCAGTTGATGACCTTAAGCGAGGTCACCAAGATTGACGGTGTCGCCGGGGATTTCTCGGTGACGGTCAAAGAATCACCCCGCTACGTGGACATGACCAAGTGCATCGCCTGCGGCGCCTGCACCGACAAGTGTCCAAAGAAGGTGGACAGCGAATACGATGCGGCAACCGGCAAGCGCAAGGCGATCTACGTCAAGTACGCCCAGGCGGTGCCCCTCAAATACCAGATCGATGGCAACGCCTGCATTCGTCTGCAGAAACCGGGTGCCTGCGGCTTTTGCGAAAAAGTCTGTGATGCCGGGGCGATAAACTTCAATGACACGGAAAAGATCCATACCATCAATGTCGGCGCGGTGGTACTGGCCACTGGCTTTGAGGCCTATGATCCGGCCGGCGCCAAGGTCTGGGGCTATGGCGTCTATAAAAACGTCATCACCTCCCTGCAGCTGGAACGCTATCTGGCTGCCTCCGGGCCGACCGAAGGGCATTTGATCCGCCCCTCCGACGGCAAGGCGGTCAATAAGATCGCTTTTCTGCAATGCGTCGGGTCGCGCGATGAGAATCTCTGCGGCAACGGTTACTGCTCGTCGGTTTGCTGTATGTATGCCATTAAAGAGGCGGTTATCGCCAAGGACCATGTGCCGGGGCTGCAGACCTCCATCTTCTATATGGACATGCGCACCCACGGCAAGGAGTTTGATCAATACCTGGAGCGGGCCCGGGAGGATTCCGGGGTACGATTTATCCGCTGCCGGGTAAACGGCGTCGAAACCGATGGCTTGAGCGATGATCTGCGCCTCCGCTATGTCAACGAAAGCGGCCGGCAGATTGAAGAATTCTTCGATATGGTCGTCCTCTCCGTCGGTCTGCAGACCCCGAAACATGTGCTGGAGCTGGCGCGCACCGCCGACATCAAGTTGACCGCCGACAACTTTACCGCGACCTCCGATTTCGCCCCGGTCAAGACCTCACGGGAAGGGATCTTCACCTGCGGCGCCATCGCCGGGCCAAAGGACATCCCGCAGTCGGTGGTCGAAGGCTCGGCGGCGGCGGCGGCGGTTGCCGCTTTGCTGGCGCCGGGGAGATACGAACTGACCAGCGAGGTGAGCTTTCCGGAGGAAAAGGACATCTCCGGTGAGGACCCGCGCATCGGCATCTTTATCTGCCATTGCGGCTCGAATATCGCCGGTATTGTCGATGTCAAGGCGGTGGAGGATTATGCCGCCACCCTGCCGGACGTGGTTTACGTCGAGCGCAACCTCTTCTCCTGTTCCCAGGACACTCAGGAGATGATTGTCAAGCGTATCCGCGAAAAGAATCTCAACCGGATCGTCATTGCCGCCTGTACGCCGCGCACCCACGAGCCGCTGTTCCGCGAGACCCTGAAGGCCGCCGGCCTCAACGAATATCTGGTGGAAATGGCCAATATCAGGAACCATAATTCCTGGGTCCACGGCAAAAATCCCCAGGCCGCAACCGCCAAGGCCAAGGACCTGGTGCGGATGGCCGCCGCCAAGGTTACCTTCGGCGATGCCCTGAAACCCATTGCCGTGCCGATCACCCAGAAGGGACTGGTCATCGGCGGCGGGGTTGCCGGGATGACCGCCGCCCTCAATCTTGCCAAGCAGGGATTCGAGGTGCATCTGGTGGAAAAGACCGGCATTCTCGGCGGCAACGCCCTGCATCTGAAACACACCTGGTCGGGTGAGCATGTGCCGACCCAGGTTGGTAAGCTGATCGACAAGATCGTTGCTCACGACCTGATCACCGTCCATAAGGAAAGTACAGTGACGGCGGTGGAGGGTTTTGTCGGTAATTTCCGCTCAACCATCTCCGGCAGGGGCGGCACCAAGGTTATCGAGCACGGGGCCGGGGTGGTGGCCATCGGCGGCGAGGCCTATCTCCCCGACGAATATAACTATGCCACCATTTCCCGGGTGGTGACCTCGGTGCAGTTCGATAAGTTGTTCGAACTGAAGGAAAAACACGTTAAACAGGCAAAACGTTTCGTCTTCATTCAATGCGTCGGCTCGCGGGAAGGCGAGCATATGTATTGTTCCAAGGTCTGCTGCACCCATTCGGTCCAGTCGGCCATGGCCTTGAAAAAGGAAAATCCGGAACGCAACGTCTATGTGCTGTATCGCGATATTCGCACCTACGCACAGCGCGAGGCCCTCTACCGCCAGGCAAGAAAAATCGGAGTGATTTTCATTAACTACGAGCTGCACGGTAAGCCGAAAGTCACCGAAAAGGGCACGGAGATCGTCGTAGAGGTCTGGGACCATGTCCTTCATAAGCCGCTGTGTATCAAGGCCGACATGGTCATTCTCGCTACGGCGATCCGCCCGAAAGAGGATGCCGCCGAACTTGGCAAGCTCTACAAGGTGCCGGTTGACAGCCACGGCTTTTTCCAGGAGGCACACGCTAAGCTGAAACCCGTTGACTTTTCGACGGATGGCATGTTTGTCGCGGGCCTTGCCCACTACCCGAAACCGGTGGAGGAGTCGGTGGCCCAGGCACTCGCCGCCTCGGCAAGGGCCGCAACCCTGCTGTCGAAGACCCAGGTGTCGCTTGACGCCATCAAGGCCACCGTTGTTGAGGAGTGTTGTGACGGCTGTGCCCTGTGCGTCGATGTCTGTCCGTATAATGCCATTACTTTGGTGGAACGGGCGGCGGCCGACGGTGAGGCGGGGAAGGTCATCAGGGTCAATAAGGCCCAGTGCAAAGGCTGCGGACTCTGCCAGGGGACCTGTCCGAAGCGGGGCGTCCTGGTTGCCGGTTTCTCCATGAAACAGATCAGTGCCCAGATTCAAGCCGCTTTGGCGGTTTAAACGGATTATACAGGGGAGATGTTATGAGTTTTGAACCGAAAATTATTGCCTTCTGCTGCAACTGGTGCTCGTACGCCGCAGCCGACCTGGCTGGCACTGCCCGGATGCAGTATCCGCATAATGTGCGGATTATCCGGGTGATGTGTTCAGGCATGGTGCATCCCGAATTTGTCATGGATGCCTTGGCCCAGGGTGCCGACGGAGTCATGGTCCTTGGCTGACACCTCGGCGAATGTCATTACCAGGATGGTAATTATAAAACAATGACCCGTTCCGACATGCTGGCGGAACTGCTGGCGGATTTTGGCTATGACGCCGAGCGCTTCAGTCTTACTTGGGTTTCTTCGGCGGAACCGGACAAATTTGTCGCAGCGGTGACCGATATGACCGCCCGGATCAGAAAACTGGGGCCGGTAGACAGCAGTGCCGGTGCGGTATAAAGCTGAGTTGAGCAGCTAGTCTGCTCGTACGAAACTTATGCCCTTGCGGTATAAAAAAGGAGAAGGAGATGGGTGTAACTACTGCGTTGGAGTGGCTGGGCTCCTGTTCGGGGTGCGAGATTGCCATCCTGAATATCGGCGAAGCCCTTGTGCCGCTGATAACCGAGGCCCTTGAAATCGTTCACGCCCCGGTACTGATGGATCATAAGTACTTTGGCCAGTGCGGCGAAGGGGTGACCTTGACAATTCCCGAGGCGGTTGTCGGCATTGTCACCGGCGGGGTCAGCAATCATGAACATCTGGAAGTGTTGGAGGAGATGCGTAGCAAGTGCAAGGTGCTCATCGCCCTTGGCACCTGCGCCACCCACGGCGGCATTCCCGCCCTGATGAATGGCCGGGACCGCGAGGAGAGCTGGCAGGAGATTTTTCAGACGGTCAGCACCGATCCGGGAGCGAAGGTTCCCACCCTTGAGGTGCCGGCGCCCCTTGACCGGGTGTATGCCTGCGACGAAAAGGTGCGGATCGATCTGCAGCTGCCCGGCTGTCCGCCAAATCCGGAGTTGATCGCCGAGGTGCTGATGTCCCTGATCGAAGGCCGGCCGCCGGTGTTGCCCGGCAAGAGTGTCTGCGATACCTGCCCGACTAAGAGGGAAGGCAAGGGCGAGGTCAACAAGATCAAGAGGTTTCTCACCAATGCCGCCTTCACTCCGGGGGCGCCGGTCGATGAGATGCGCTGTCTGCTGGAACAGGGATATTTGTGTATGGGCCCGGTTACCGCCGCCGGCTGTGCCAAGCGGGGCGCTCCGAGCTGCATCAGTGCCAGGGTGCCCTGCCGGGGCTGTTTCGGGCCGGTGCGAAAAGATGGCAATCAGCTGCTCGATATGATGAACGCTCTTGCCAGTAATGGTATTGACTATAAATCAGTGGTCGATCGCAGGTCCCTGTTGAGGTTCTCAGGGGCGCATGGACTACTTCGGCCGATGAAAAAACGGGCCGATAAGGAGGATTAGAAGATGGGAAAGGTGTTAACTATTGCCCCGGTTTCCCGGATCGAAGGGCACGCCAAGATTGCCATTCATCTTGGCGATGACGGCAATGTCCAGGATGCCTTCCTGCACATTCAGTCATTGCGCGGTTTCGAGAAATTTATTGAGGGCCGGTCGGCCGAGGAAGTGCCGCGTATCGTCAACCGGATCTGCGGTATCTGTCCGTGGATGCACCATCTCGCCTCGAATAAGGCGGTGGATGGCGCCTTCGGAGTGAAGCCCACCGAGACCGGCTCCAAACTGCGGGAAATGTGCCAGGTCATGGCCCATATCAATGACAAGATTCTCCACTTTTTCTTTCTCGCCGCCCCCGATTTTGTCCTCGGGCCGGATGCCGACCATTCGGTGCGCAACGTCATCGGCATCGTCAAGGCGGCACCGGAGCTGGCGGGGCAGGTGGTGAAGATGCGTCAGCTCGGCCAGATGATGCTCGACAAGTTCGCCGGCAAGGCGATTCATCCGATTGCCGGCGTAGTCGGGGGCTTTGCCAAACCGATGGTTGAGGCGGAGCGGCAGGAACTGCTTGCCGGCAGCCGCACCCTTCTTGACTTTGCCTGCTATGCCCTCGATTATGCCATCCACAATGTCTTCGCCAAGTATCCCGAGGCCATTGGTTCTCTTGGCGCCATCAAGACCGGCTTTCTCGGCACGGTCGACCGGGCCGATGGTTCGTTGCGCCTCTACGACGGCGTGCAGCGGCTGATGAAGGCGGACGGCAGTTATGTTGATTTCGAAGGCGACGACTACACCACCTATCTCGGCGAGCACGTTGAGCCCTGGGGCTATTCGAAGATGCCCTACGCCAAGTCGTGGAACGAGGGGTTTGATATGGCCCTTAGCGCGCCGAAGGGTATCTACCGGTCCAATACCCTGGCGCGAATCAATGTCTGCGACCAGATCTCGACACCGAAGGCCCAGGCGGCGCTCGAGGCCTTCCGGGCCTCTTTCGGCCGGCCGGCCCAGCAGACCCTGCTGTATCATTATGCCCGGTTGATTGAGCTGGTATATGCCTGCGAGCGGACCATCGAACTGCTGGAGTGGGAGGGCATTACCGACCCGAAGGTGCGCGCCAAGGTCGAGCCGCAGGCCGGCCGTGGTGTCGGCATCGTCGAGGCGCCGCGGGGAACCCTTATCCATGACTACACCACCGATGATAACGGCTGTATCACCAAGGCCAACCTCATCGTTGGTACCACCCACAATATTGCGCCGATGAATATGAGCGTCAAGCAGGCGGCAACCACCCTCATCAAGGACGGGGTATACAACCAGGGCCTGCTCAATCAGGTGGAAATGGCGGTGCGCGCCTACGACCCCTGAATGTCCTGCGCCACGCACCGCCTGGATGGCGGCATTCCGGTTGCAGTGACTATCGTTGATGCGCAGGGCAAGGAGATCGACAGAATTGTCGGCTAGTTTCAGAACGCCGGACAGGGCCTGTTGGCTTTATGTTGCTTTAATAGGAAGGAAATTCCCCGAGATACCGATCCCCCCTTGTGAGGGGGGAGTCGATATTGTACTATAAAAAACGTTTTGATTTGTGGCTCTCTCGACTGACCCAAAGAACGATCAGAGCAGGAGATAATTACCATGGCCAATAGCAGAAGGATGCAGGT
This window contains:
- a CDS encoding FAD-dependent oxidoreductase; translation: MLDTKKIGSVMIIGGGVTGMQAALDLADSGYYVYLVEKTGAIGGAMSQLDKTFPTNDCSMUIIAPKLVECGRHLNIQLMTLSEVTKIDGVAGDFSVTVKESPRYVDMTKCIACGACTDKCPKKVDSEYDAATGKRKAIYVKYAQAVPLKYQIDGNACIRLQKPGACGFCEKVCDAGAINFNDTEKIHTINVGAVVLATGFEAYDPAGAKVWGYGVYKNVITSLQLERYLAASGPTEGHLIRPSDGKAVNKIAFLQCVGSRDENLCGNGYCSSVCCMYAIKEAVIAKDHVPGLQTSIFYMDMRTHGKEFDQYLERAREDSGVRFIRCRVNGVETDGLSDDLRLRYVNESGRQIEEFFDMVVLSVGLQTPKHVLELARTADIKLTADNFTATSDFAPVKTSREGIFTCGAIAGPKDIPQSVVEGSAAAAAVAALLAPGRYELTSEVSFPEEKDISGEDPRIGIFICHCGSNIAGIVDVKAVEDYAATLPDVVYVERNLFSCSQDTQEMIVKRIREKNLNRIVIAACTPRTHEPLFRETLKAAGLNEYLVEMANIRNHNSWVHGKNPQAATAKAKDLVRMAAAKVTFGDALKPIAVPITQKGLVIGGGVAGMTAALNLAKQGFEVHLVEKTGILGGNALHLKHTWSGEHVPTQVGKLIDKIVAHDLITVHKESTVTAVEGFVGNFRSTISGRGGTKVIEHGAGVVAIGGEAYLPDEYNYATISRVVTSVQFDKLFELKEKHVKQAKRFVFIQCVGSREGEHMYCSKVCCTHSVQSAMALKKENPERNVYVLYRDIRTYAQREALYRQARKIGVIFINYELHGKPKVTEKGTEIVVEVWDHVLHKPLCIKADMVILATAIRPKEDAAELGKLYKVPVDSHGFFQEAHAKLKPVDFSTDGMFVAGLAHYPKPVEESVAQALAASARAATLLSKTQVSLDAIKATVVEECCDGCALCVDVCPYNAITLVERAAADGEAGKVIRVNKAQCKGCGLCQGTCPKRGVLVAGFSMKQISAQIQAALAV
- a CDS encoding Ni/Fe hydrogenase subunit alpha, giving the protein MGKVLTIAPVSRIEGHAKIAIHLGDDGNVQDAFLHIQSLRGFEKFIEGRSAEEVPRIVNRICGICPWMHHLASNKAVDGAFGVKPTETGSKLREMCQVMAHINDKILHFFFLAAPDFVLGPDADHSVRNVIGIVKAAPELAGQVVKMRQLGQMMLDKFAGKAIHPIAGVVGGFAKPMVEAERQELLAGSRTLLDFACYALDYAIHNVFAKYPEAIGSLGAIKTGFLGTVDRADGSLRLYDGVQRLMKADGSYVDFEGDDYTTYLGEHVEPWGYSKMPYAKSWNEGFDMALSAPKGIYRSNTLARINVCDQISTPKAQAALEAFRASFGRPAQQTLLYHYARLIELVYACERTIELLEWEGITDPKVRAKVEPQAGRGVGIVEAPRGTLIHDYTTDDNGCITKANLIVGTTHNIAPMNMSVKQAATTLIKDGVYNQGLLNQVEMAVRAYDP
- a CDS encoding methyl viologen-reducing hydrogenase — protein: MGVTTALEWLGSCSGCEIAILNIGEALVPLITEALEIVHAPVLMDHKYFGQCGEGVTLTIPEAVVGIVTGGVSNHEHLEVLEEMRSKCKVLIALGTCATHGGIPALMNGRDREESWQEIFQTVSTDPGAKVPTLEVPAPLDRVYACDEKVRIDLQLPGCPPNPELIAEVLMSLIEGRPPVLPGKSVCDTCPTKREGKGEVNKIKRFLTNAAFTPGAPVDEMRCLLEQGYLCMGPVTAAGCAKRGAPSCISARVPCRGCFGPVRKDGNQLLDMMNALASNGIDYKSVVDRRSLLRFSGAHGLLRPMKKRADKED
- a CDS encoding hydrogenase iron-sulfur subunit, which encodes MSFEPKIIAFCCNWCSYAAADLAGTARMQYPHNVRIIRVMCSGMVHPEFVMDALAQGADGVMVLGUHLGECHYQDGNYKTMTRSDMLAELLADFGYDAERFSLTWVSSAEPDKFVAAVTDMTARIRKLGPVDSSAGAV